The following nucleotide sequence is from Stigmatopora argus isolate UIUO_Sarg chromosome 18, RoL_Sarg_1.0, whole genome shotgun sequence.
TTGATTTTCCACTCAAAATGCTCCATTACTCAGTCCATTTTTGAACGGCtaggtcaggggtcgggaacctttttgacagagagagccataaacaactcctattttctaatgttatttcttgagagccattctcaaaattgaaaagtaaaaatacatgaaaatatgtgatgttttttgtcatttcaccacttttaaagtacaaaatgtctctgaattcttttgacaacattgttatgctgttgctaataaaccAGTATCAAcaatatcatgcatgcagaagagtaataaaaaacaaaattatgattaaagtggtggtggtggtgtcaacgccacagtgacgctcatattagtgcgttcgggactcatctctctcaccagtgatttccatattttacctcacaggttagtggagagccatatgcacctatggaaagagccacatatggctcccaagccataggttccctacccctgggctaGGCTAACGAAACGTAGCCACGTGACAAAATGAGTGTAGAAAAGAAATGCCTACCTTTGAGGAGTTTCCACATTTTAGCCAGCCATTTACACAAATTCCGGATGACTACAAGACAAAATGAGTCCCGTTGAGCAAAAGATGAATCCATTCCAAGAAATTATGTATTGTTTCGTGTTGTACCTCGAAGGGTTCCGACAATGCGGCTCACCCAGGCCCAAAGAGCAGACAGACCTGAACAACACAGACGGAACAGTCTTCtcaaaaattcaacaaaaaacatcaataaatgGGTCAAAGAGTGATGTTACCGCACCAGTTAGAGTGCAGAAGACACGAATTGGCCAACGAATTAGCGCGGggagagctgcaaggacaaattcattgtacatttttagcttacaacattttaaatatcatttctACTCTAAAATATGGGTTAAAGATTGAATCTTGATGGACTGACTCTGCGAGAATCTGTAGAGAAGATAGCCCACCACGGCGAAAGCTCCCATCCGAGCATTTTTGCCGCTCAGCCACGCGcctaaagaaaatgacaattaataatcatcaaacaatcattcaaaaacaaaagtaTTTTAGCGATGAGGACAGTGGACAAGTTAGTATTTCATTATCAGGTCTCTCAATATGAATTCCAAAGCATAAATACGAGTGTCCTACCTGCATCTTCAATGCTGCCGTTTTCGCATTTACACTCCATTTCTCGATCCCTGAAGGCAACACGAGGTCACAAAAGCAGGCTCGATGTCAGGTTAAGTGTTCATAGCAAAAGATGGCCAAGTGGCTCCATTGTGGGCTTACCAAAAAGCAGCTTGACTTCCTCTTGGAACTTTGATCACGGGGCGACTGTGATCTGTCCTTTTTTCTAACAAGTCGACGCCTCTCGACGGCAAACAACGTGGGGCTCGCCTCGACACGCCTTCTCCGAGGGACAAGTCCAACTGGAATGGCTGCTGGTGTTTATCACGTCGGAGTTCAAATATGTCGCAATTAGCGCTGCCTCGATACGACAGAGCGGTGGGGGcggccctacccaagatggccgccgcatAAAAGGAGCAGCGGCTAAAATCGACTCCCAATCCCACGGGTCCGATCGCCATTCAGCGAGTGAATTTCTCTTCTACAGCAGCTAAATTGGATGCCCGGTGCTGCCAATGACCGTTAACAATTAGAATTTGATCTTCCTTTAGACAAGACGCTCCCTCCCACCAACGGATTTATCAcgattagatgtccaatccgttttaagCAGGAGgacggcagcgaatgaacaaatgttggGCCCGCgtcaactggattggacgtctagcagcGTCAAAGGCAGCCACCGGGTTAaatatttgaccaaatttgatcATCCTCCGGACAAGATGGCCCCTCGCGAGTCACGGGTAGGTGTCCGATCTATTTGAAGTGAgagggttggcagccaatgatgagTTAAGCCATGTCTGACCAAGCCAAAAAAATAGTTGACATTAATGGAAGCCTGCAGGAATTTAGTATTaatccaaaaaaatatatatacgtatatgtatatatgtacataatacacacatacacacacacacatatatgtatatatgtacataatacatacatatatatgtatgtatatgtatataatacacatatatacacacacacatatatatgtatatatgtacataatacatacatatatatgtatgtatatgtatataatacacatatatacacacatacacacatttatacacatacatatatatatttatatatatacacgtgtatataagtatatatatatatacgtatatatatgtatatatacatatatatatgtatatatacgtatatatacacatatatattcttttttttaaactgtatcgCCCAGCTGTCGGTGTCCCCAAAAAATGGTAACGTTGCAAAGCCAGAAGCTCTACAAAGTTTTATTCTTACAAAAAGGCTGCTAAAGGAATCCGTTCTAATAAGGGGGcaatacagatttttttgttaaaacctGAAGGTAGATTTGCAGCCGAGAAGGAGTGAGAGCGTCCTTACGGAGCGTCCTTACGGTGCGGTCAATCGGTTGACCAGGGCCTCCATCAAATCCTGCTTCTTGGCGCCGGTGGTGGGAATGTTGAAGCGCTTGCAGGCCTCTTTCAGCATGGGGACGGTCATCTTGGCCAGAGTTCCGTCCCGGACGCGGGCTCGCAGCTCCTCGTCCGACGGCTGCTCCTTGGCCTTCTTCTCCCCGCCGTCTCCGGCGTCGGCTTGGAGGAGGACACGGCGGACCACAATCAGAGCCGAGCCAGAAGGCTAACCTCAGCGCCGCGGGAGGGCGTTTCGGCGACGATCGACCGAGAGAAAAATCCTCACCCGCTTTGCGTTTGGCAGCCGGTTTGACGTCCGGGTTGTAATCGGCCGGGTAGACCAGATCCTTAAAGTCCTGAACCAGAGGACCCAGACGGCGGTCAATCTGCTCCACCTTGggcactaaaaaaaatgaaaacaaaaatgagacGAGGACTTGATCCGCCTTCCATCGGTGTCTTCTTACTGATGAGGTCCTCAGAATCTTCTGGAGCCATCAAATCCAGAGCCAAGGCTTCCAAGTTCCTGTAGTGTTGCTGGATGACGGGATTTTCAAACGACTCAATCCTGCGCGAACAAGAAATGCAAAAGGGACGTGTGGGGCAGCagtcattgacagcaatagacgtccaagccatgTTGACCGGGACTTGACCCCCAGtacaaaatggatcggacgtccggCAATGAAACTTGAACTTTGAatggcattttttcagtgtttttttttttcccgttagtcagtgcgaatggcggagctcgttcgctaatacgagaagagtatcgttggcaagtggtcgtgcgttatcctattgtgaggacatttgtctgcatcattttgggaatatttttgaagggaagacaaaagcaaacaaccctcgataggttgcatctgaaaatcacggtggaggcggggccaatagagccaacccgggagaagaaaggtatcaaaatttaaaactaatttacaattaagtttagtgttaggttagattcaacttatttttgagggtgtctgcatcgtaatccaaattcatttaaaattgtttatgttatgttacgagcgcgttgccgtgcaaaaagtgtctctctctcccctccgtgaaatccatctaattttagtatcattaaacacattttattactattaaaccactagttatttgttactttgttaatagatagcgaattagaacaattaaaaatgtttttccaatccaatatcctgtttgatGAGTGACATAACTTAAAACGATCAATATGTCTGCTTTTAAGTTGTGAATATGTTGCGCAACCAATATCTGGGAGATGTGACGTTTCCTACCTGTACGTGAAGCGCAGCTTCTGGACTACTTCCCTCATCTTGTTGACCTGCTCGACCGAAGCGCACGGAGTCTGCGGCGGATCCAGATTCCGGAAGTCATCGGCGTACGGCAGGTAGATGACGTTGAAACCTGCGGGAGGGAGGAGCCAATTGGATCGTCGTCGGTGCGCCGGCCTATCCTCGTCGGCGGCGGCCTACCCGGAGGCGTGATCTGCGTTTTACGCTcgtccacttcctcttcctgcgGCACCAGGGCCACGAATCGAGGCGCGACGTTTCGGCGGAGGATGCAGCGACACAGCGCAAAGACGTTCTTCTCCACGCACTTGGTCAGTAGCGCTGAGAACAGGCAGGagcttcctaaaaaaaaaaaccaaagaaaaatagtAAATAAGATTTATTCCAAGTAGCTATCAAAGGATAATAAGAGGGAAGATAGGTGGGATGtgtgtgcatacctgtcaacctctgccgataactgcccttataaatgattattgattccccttacaaacccccaaaaaaccttacaaacaccgtacgactcgtacggtgtttgtaaggttttttgggggtttgtaaggggaatcaataatcatttataagggcagttatcggcagaggttgacaggtatgtgtgtgCGATAGCGTGAGTTGCTAAGGGGGTGGGGCTTGTGGTTGGTTTTTAACTTGAATGCAGTACACATCAGAAGTCAAATTAGGGAGTTCTTCTCAGACGTGGTAATGACCTTTGACCTGGCCCTCCTCGGGAAAGAGGAATGCGGCGGGACGAGTGTGGTGGTGCAATTTCAGCTTTTCCATGGCTTTGAATCCCATCAGAAGCAAACCCGGATCGTCAAACTTCTTGATGGCGTCCACCTCGTCCTTCTCCATCACGATCTGCCTGTTGCCGTACACCTGCAACGCGTGGTTTCGTGTCTTCCAAGGAGCCGGCGAGCGGGAAAAGCAAACTCCGAAAGCATCCGACCGACCGACTGACCGACCTGGGCTTTCTTGACTTCGCTGGGCAGCAGCAGGCTTCCCGTTTGCGTGTGAAAAGTGCGGGTTTTGCTCCGGACCGGCTCGTTGCTTTCCCTGTACAGATTGATGGGGCCCGGTTTGCGAGCGCTCACCGCGTTGGAGTACACCCCCACGGCCAGGTTGATGCCTTCCCCGAGACACAAATTGAGCCTAAAATCGAGGTCAAACACTGcgattaaaagaaaatacagtcatacctctacttacgaatgcctctaggtccaacattttcaagttacaattaaaaaaaaaaaattcaaatgaggattgtggaacaaattagagaatttacatataaagtacacctctacttacgaaattttcaagttacgaaaaaagttctggaaccaattaacttggtaagtagaggtacgactgtaaaaGGCAAAGGTCAAGAGGTCAAAAGCCACCTGGCGGAGGCTTTCTTGTGTTGCTCCCTGGCTCGCACCCTCTTCTGGAGGTCTTCCAGTTTCTCGCAAGCCTCGGTCTGCAGGCCCAGTTCGCTCTCGTCCTCCGGCGGACTGACGATGTCGCGGAAGAAGAGGGAGACGTCGAAGCCCCCCGCTTTCATCAAGTGCATGAGTTCTATGAAGACGCCTGAGAAGAGGTCAAAGgggaaatatgatgatttttgtCTTCTTCCTTTTAACTTCTTTCATGGCCAATCTAGTCCAGTCCAGTCGGAATCAATTGAACAATCGGCGTCGGTGGCAAAACAATGAGGAAAAAGTCCACCTGGGttgccccaaaaatgttttctggCTCTCGTTAGCGGGCTGTGTGGCGTCAGCTGATGCTAAAACTACactaatataatttaaaaaaaagaataaacacgTCTAATCtcttattataataataaatcgCCGCATGCCTACTTGAATctaacacacgtgtcaaagtggcggcccgggggccaaatctgacctgccgcatcattttgtgtggcccgggaaagtcaatgatgagtgccgactttctgttttaggatcaaattaaaatgaagagtatagatgtatattaaatttcccgattttcccccttttaaatcaataattgtcattttttaatccattttttctgcgtttttagttcaaaaataattttgtaaaatctaaaaatgtattaaaaaaagctaaaataaacattgttttagatctataaaaactgaatattcagggattttaatccaattattttaatccatttatcacaaaaaaaatctaaaaatattatatctaaaatggtccggcccacgtgaaatcaaattgatgttaaagcggcccgcaaaccaacacGAGTCTGACAGCCTTGTGCTAACATAAAAGCTATCATGACTGAGTTAAAGAGTGCTTAAGTAATAGTTAGTCATGGTCCAATTGCATTacaagtgggagggatggcagcaaatgaacaaacattcatttggtgggagggtgcatccattttttttcaacttcccaaaaaataaaaaaatatgtttttaaaagaagatatttagcattttttgttCAATCGATCCGAAAAAGATTATTGCACACAAAGTGCAGGCTCTTTTAACATCTGGCATTTTGCAACCCACCCGTCTCCCGGAGGTCGCTGGCTTGCGTGCGAGCCTGACGATCTTTGACGGGGTCGGCGCCGTGCGGCTGATCCCTGCAGGTGAAGATGAAGAGCCGCTTGTACCCCAGACGTCGCTTGCAATCCCGGTATAAGTTGGCGCAGCACCACAGGGCGTCGAAGAGCGACGTTTCGCCGCTGCCCATGGTCTGCGCCGCCAAGAGCGCGCCCTTGTCCCCCCGTAAGGCGTCCACCTCCTGCACTCTCTTTGCGCCTGCGGAACGACAAAGCCATCGTCAAGAGGACTCGTGGAGGAATCTAGACTTTAAAAATCCCCCTGTCACGCTTCCGGACCGATTCATTCTCACCGAGTTCGCTCAGGTTTTGGTAGACGTACACGTGCTTAAAAGAGTTGGTAGGGTCTTGGCTCTTCTCCGTGCCGTAAAAAACCAAGGCCACCAGGTCCGTCGGACTGTTGATGATCTTCCTGGTGTACACGCTACGTATCGCCTGCAAAGAATTGGACATTTTGGAGGAGAGTGGCGTCGAAATGTGAAGTAtgaactcgttcgtaagtaggggagcgtctgtacttaccTGCATGGTCATGTCAAAATTGGACGACGCCCCATCTTCTCCCTTGATGAACATTTCCTTTGAGGCGTCCACCAAGAACACGAAACAGTTTCGCCCGGTCACTTTATAATCTGCCGATAAATGGTATAGTGAgaattttcaaacaaaattgcgAAAGATTTGGGTCATGAAGAGTCACCTTGTGATCCTTCTCCTTCCTCCTGGGCGTCATCGTCATCCTCATTCGGGAAGTACGCGTTCCACGCTGCCATTGTTGACGTCTAAAAAATGTGAAGGAAACCCCGAAGAACGCTCGTAAAAGTACTCATTCCAGTTAAGCTTAAAGTTTGGAGTGTGGtaatctcattaaaaaaaacttccaaatTCACGAGTGATGTGGAGTCGATGTAGGAAGTCAATTTGTAATTGACTTGGTGTGCTAGTTTGTGTTTAGCTTCTGATGAAACAACTACGTATAACTTTATTCGTAGTTAGCCTGGCTGCGTGCGGGTTTAAAGGTCTGATTTGGATTGATAAGATGCATGCAAAAGTATAAGGTAGCAAGGATACTTACCGAATTACTagtaaaaatatggaaaattgttCGTTTAGCTGAGATAAATTGGGCTGACTGCACGAAAAGCTCGCGCCACGGCGTCTTTTGCAAAGTTTTATTCTTCCGGGAAATTGACGAATCAAATGTTAGTAGGCGGGGTTATACCCGGAAGCCATTTTTGCGTTGCGGAAGCCATTTTTGCGTTGCGTTCAGGTCATGCTACGTAAATGTTAACATCTTTTGATGAGGTAGAATTCTTTTACAAAACGCTTATTAATTCAGTAGTGTTTTCAGACAAATACAATTTGGTTGATTCATTTTAATGCTATAATCAATGAGCGTTTTAGTCATTCTATTTTGGtagatataaaaatgacagTCGTTTTGTAGCTATAAAACAATATGACATTTGTTACAAATGTACGAGCTTCCTAATAACAGCCCAGTTTTTTTGGGTGACAGTGAAAAATGTACTTTATGAAAACTTCCCAAAATATTTCCTGAAAATTACATTTAAGATGCAATACTATCGTCAACCACAAGACAGCACTGCATTCTTACAATTATTACCTCATGGGTCAAAGGTGCCTTCATGGCAAGACCTTTTCTTGGGATATAGTATTAAAGTTCCACAAAATAGGATATCACATTTCTCTTAGACCAATACAAACCTCACAGTAGTTTTTCAATCTTTAATGGTTCTCTTTTGCAAAAACCATGTGGGTTCATATACAGTTTCTGCTTGATTTTTCTCGGAAAAATATACTACTTGTCTTTGCTACATTAGCTTTCACCTGAATATATTGCTTTTACTTTGCCATTACACTTATCGTATTCCCATAACTGTTAAAGTGTGGTTGGTTTTTGCACCCATTTTAAAAATTTACCACTGCATTTTTGTGCATAAAAAGTAGAAATCACTGAAATAACATGCCACCCGAGGCCGATTCCTAAATCAGCATATTAAGTATATCCGCACGCTACACGCGTCATATTTCATTTAACTATACAAAAGAAGAAATTTAGTTGGATCTCGACATCAACTATCATTAATTCTTGGAAATAAAATACTACAGAAAGCCCTTTGCCTGCTAATGGTGTACAAAATTTACAAAGCGTCACATTAAATTTACAGGAAGAGATTTTCACAAAACATGACAccaaaaataccccaaaaagtaCTTGGAGGAGTTATTGcacaaacaaaatatatttcacgGTAGATGCTTAAGAGCAGAAATGTGGTTTGATGAACGGTGATATCGTGCAAAACAATTGATGTGAATTCCAGAAGATTCTTAATAAGCCAAATGAAAGTGACCTACTTTAGGTATTAAAGTAGTTCACCAGTGTTGCgtaatttggatttaaaaatggtGGTGTCGTAGTTGAAggaatattacattttaaatgagtaTTGAAGCCGCTTTAtgattgaaaatgaattaaacatcAGTCAGAATTTTCCCAAATATTCCATGTGATAGCTTTCATTTGGATGCCATGATGTTTATCTTAAGATCATCctaagaggagtatatactacttcttgttggcaagttgTCATGCATTTtcctattgtaaggacatttgtgtgcatcattttgggaatattttgaaaggaataaaacagcaaacaaccctcgataggttgcatctgaaagtcaggctggaggcggggccaatagagccaacccaggagaagaaaggtatcaaactttaatacaaaattagaaataagtttagtgtatggttagattaaacttatttttgtgtgtgtctgcatcataatccaagttaatttaaatgtttattttatgttacgagcgcgttgctgtgcaaaaagtctctctctctcccctccgcgaaatttgtctaattttagcactattaaacacattccagtactattaaaccactagctatttgttactttgttaatagatggcgaattagaacaaataaaaacgtttttcttatccaatatcctgttttttcaaagagttggaacaaattaatttgttttgagttcattcctatgggaaacgttcgtttgagttacgggaaaatcgacatacgagctcagtcccgcaaCGAAttcagctcgtatctcgaggtaccactgtacgccGGCGAGCATGTTTTCTGTGCGCATTTCCACTTGGCCCAACTGTTGCTCCTTTTCTACAGCTTGTGCCTTTCGCTATCGCAGGCTTCCCTTGACTTTTCAAGCTCCAGGCTGGGAAATGCCCACACGCATTTGGCTAGCATGCTGCCtcgggctttaaaaaaaaaaaaatgacacggaATGGTCGTCACGACTCCACGCGCACCAACGCGCAGTCCGACCTCGACGCTTCGGTGGTGAGAAACTCAAGATTCCCGGCGACTTGTTGCCGGAGGGCGGCATGACGtgctttgttttctcttttcctctccctttcctcttttttttcctcctcttttgTAAAGGCCGGGACCCCCCCCGGCCCTCGGCAGCCGCCTTCCCTCCTCCGTCGCGGCGTGCTTTTTGGAAGGAGCTTGATGGGAGTTGACGTGATGGTCGCATTGTCCCCACCGTGGAGTTAATGTCGCCCCCGGGGGTCGCTGTCTTTGTGTGCTTGGCCCGATGCCACCAAAAGGCAAACATTTCAGGGCCGAGCCGGGACGGATGGGAGAGTTCCGGGGTCGAGCTCAAGGTATACGGACGGGGAAGTCGTACTAGGGGTAGACAAATAGAGGAAAAGTACGGCGCCATTTTTCGGGGTCGCGGACAATAGGCTCAGTGAGGCATTGACAAACTGCTTACATATTGTATTTTTGATAGTGGCCTACTTCTAGGATGTTTTTAGGCTCGGGGGGGGGTGTTCAAATGGTTGCGTAATCGGTCATTTAAGTCAACGTTTGCAACTACAAACATTCACTCGTTCACCGCCATTGACAAAGTGGACGTCTCGTCTCACCTCATTTTaagaaccgctttgtcctcaattaggtcgtggggggtgctggagccaatcccagctgtctgccagaggtgggggataccctgaatgggtggccagccaatcacagggcacaaggagacaaacaaccaatcatagctaggagcaatttagagtgtccaatcagcctgccatgcattttttgggggggggggaatgtgggaggaaaccggagtacccggagaaaacccacgcaggcccagggagaacaaactccacacaggtgggatgtgacctggatttgaacccggggcCCCAGAgttgcgaggccgacgcgctaaccactccaaaGTGGACGTTAAAATgcgtattaacatttttttcttgtaaacattactgtgagaatgtttgacagtttttttggggggggacggGCAGGATTCCACCCATAGGATACACGAATCAGTATTGATCGTAATGGGAGAGTACAAATACAAAATGTGCAGATGGTTGGCGTTTTGGGAGCTAGCATCGAAGCATCGGTCGCCCTcctcaagatggccgccagctagGGACACTGCCATAATGGTCAATGGTCCTTTCTGCTGTTaattgaaatgagttgattgtgagcagacgtccaattcgttgAAATCAGCTGGAAGTCAGCCAAAATCAACATGACGGGATTTGGAATTGAGCCCAAATCTATTGATTCCACATCCTACGCACGAGACGCTTCATTAGACGGCGGTCTAAAGGATCCCAAGCGTTTGTCCGTCAACTTTCCTCCATTTCTGTCCAACTTATTCGTCCTCCCGAATTCGTAATTTGATACCCCTTTTCAGGTGGCGTCCCACCGAACCAAAAAGTGCGGCGTTTTCCCGGCGCCGAGCCGCTCTTAGACCGTCACCTCCGTGGAACTGTGGGTGGTGTAGTTCTTGGGCCTGACCTGCTGGTAGTACCTGGCCGGGGGAGGATGTTGCGGGTGGAAATGTGGGCCGTGGCCCGGCGCGTACCCCCCGCCGCAAGGCGGCCCGAAAAGATCCGGCACGTTGTCGGTGCTCCGTTGCCGGCGGGCCGAGTACACGTGTCTCCGGTGGGAGGCGTGCGCCGACCCGCAGCCCGGGGCCGAGCTCTGCCTCTGGACGTGGCGAGACGGCGGCTCGCGGGCGCGGGAGGCCGAGAGCGCCGGCTCGGGGGGGATGGAGATGGAGAGGGGAGAACGCGGGTCGGGGGGGATGGAGATGGAAAGGGGAGAACGCGGGTCAAGGGACCGCGACGGGACCTGCTGCCGGTGCATGTAGGACTTCTCCTTGGGAGGGACCGGAACCGGAGCCGGCGCCGGGACCGGTACGGGCGGAAAGCCGGCCGTCCGGTACTGAGCAAAGTCCATGACGGGGAAGCTCTTGTAGTAGCTGTGAGATGCGCCGTCCGCTGTGGAGGACAAAGAAGACCCGCATCGTCTGACGCGCTTACCAATAACCAATCTCCAATGAAAACTGGGGTGGTATTTAATAAttggatttgaaataaaacacacCCTAGTGGAAGTAAATTGGAATTCGTGCCAGACATCCAAATAAATCATACGATCACATATATGCcagccctcccatttcaaatgggttggacgcCTCAACACCGTCTACGCAAATGATGACTGCAGGTACGCCATCATTTACTCATAAATTTTCTTTTCACgtattgtttacaaaaatgcGGCAGTATTTTACGGTATTGTCCGATAGCACAAAAAATGTACTTGTGAAACGATATATTAGATTTTATTCATTGAAATATGGAGAGAAACTAAAGAGATGGCCTGAAAAAGGGCATTTGTGCGTTATTGTGGATGATAAAGGTTAATAAAATCCGTCTTGTCCAGCGCCTATTTGATTCTGGTTTGCGTCCAATGACAAGCCCGAGGCCGGACGGATTTCTACGTCCTGAGGAGAACACGTTGTTGCCTGGGTGACCTTTAACACCCGGCAAAAAGCCTCAAGCTTGTTTTTGAAGGTGGCGTAGCATTACTGCGCTATCATACCTGGAGTCGAAAAGAGAACGCAACAATCCTTCGCTAACCGTACCGACGCCGTTCCCGTCAAGTGTTGCTTTGCGTTTTttgggtttgaaaaaaaaatggacagccTCGCTTGCCCGCGTCGTGTGACTTACCCACGGCTTTCAGCGAGGTGTACTTGTTGAGTCCCACGGCGCTATGGTGGCTGTGCGAGTGAGGAAGGCTCGGTCCGAACTGCCCGTGCGCCGAGTTATTCAGGTGGTACTGTTCTGTTGGAACACGGGAAAATGCGGTCAGACGACGGGGAAAGAATAGCACATGTGATTTGATTTCGCAGGCTTGCCATTACCAGAAGAGTTACCATATTtttcctcgcatataagccgtatttgtaactaaaaaaatgactcgtaCGGCTTACGCaggcacaagacttgctatactctttcaccagaAGAAAGTAGCAAAGTAACATGTATTATttgtgggttattttctgttttgcagtaagaaaacaaccattactagatgaattcattcattatgaTAGGTTTAGTATATTTGGATTCATACAGGATCTCATAAATAgtatgtgcgatgatttttcttgagattttcctttcaaagtgacacatttgtgctcactattaaaaccatgaatatggaggtgaaaattgggaatcagcgggcggcttatacgcgagaaattgtcaaattcaaccattttaaggccattttaagggtgcggcttatacgcggggtgGCTTTTACGCGagaagtttggattggattggattggataactttattcatc
It contains:
- the xrcc6 gene encoding X-ray repair cross-complementing protein 6; this encodes MAAWNAYFPNEDDDDAQEEGEGSQDYKVTGRNCFVFLVDASKEMFIKGEDGASSNFDMTMQAIRSVYTRKIINSPTDLVALVFYGTEKSQDPTNSFKHVYVYQNLSELGAKRVQEVDALRGDKGALLAAQTMGSGETSLFDALWCCANLYRDCKRRLGYKRLFIFTCRDQPHGADPVKDRQARTQASDLRETGVFIELMHLMKAGGFDVSLFFRDIVSPPEDESELGLQTEACEKLEDLQKRVRAREQHKKASARLNLCLGEGINLAVGVYSNAVSARKPGPINLYRESNEPVRSKTRTFHTQTGSLLLPSEVKKAQVYGNRQIVMEKDEVDAIKKFDDPGLLLMGFKAMEKLKLHHHTRPAAFLFPEEGQVKGSSCLFSALLTKCVEKNVFALCRCILRRNVAPRFVALVPQEEEVDERKTQITPPGFNVIYLPYADDFRNLDPPQTPCASVEQVNKMREVVQKLRFTYRIESFENPVIQQHYRNLEALALDLMAPEDSEDLIMPKVEQIDRRLGPLVQDFKDLVYPADYNPDVKPAAKRKAADAGDGGEKKAKEQPSDEELRARVRDGTLAKMTVPMLKEACKRFNIPTTGAKKQDLMEALVNRLTAP